The genomic interval GATCTATTAATACCTTGCATCAGCAACAGAATCGAACATATATTGAAGCAAGTTTTTGGCGTCTGCCATTGAGCGCAATTGGTTCCAACGTCCACGATTAGTGAAAGCACGCTCTCGCTCTTCTGCCTCTGAAAGTTGTGATGCCATTGCTACAAGTGAATTTGATGATATGCCAAGCATGTTCtcaagtgaagaaattctggCCATTCTTGCATTCGGTGACATGGAGGAAACTCTGAGAAAACAAATACAGTAGTAAACCACCTGATTTAACATCTACCTTTCAACTATTCAAGCCAACTCTCAATCCAATTTACTATGAAAGGGAAGGCAGAAGTACTTATTAAGTGTAGGAAAAATATACCTGGCAAAGCCATTCTTTCCTCTTGGAGGACTAAGGCCCTTGGAAGCAAAGTCATCTACTTGCTTCAGCATAGCCAACTCTTCTGCCAATGCAGCTCGTCTGGATAGTACAGCTTAAATAAGAAACCTCCAATAATATCTCAACTAGATGCAGTATGAAATAAACATGAATTTATACATACACTTGACTTTGTTTCTCATATTCATGACGAACTTCATGCACATGCACCATGACTTCCAGCTCATGATCTAGCCACCGTTGCAGGGATTTTTCATTGTTCTAGTGATAAAAGTTGAACTATAAGGATTTGAAATCCAAAGGGACAAACACAAAGCATATGAGAAGAAGATGACGAAAAGATGAATACCTGTCCGTGTGTCCCATTGGACCCATTTCCATTGGCAACAACTGGTAAAAGTTTGCACAGTTCAAAAGCTAATTAGATGAAAGTTGAAAACTGGCAAGGCAACGTGTAAGCACCCTATGTCTTCTATAAAGATGATAGGTCTTCCCATATGAGATGATGTTAGAAATTCAGTGGTTTCACTTGTTCTTCTAAAGTCATTCCTCTATACCCTCACATATGAGAGAATCAAAGCATAAATTGATAGGAAATGGGTATGCAGGACTGCAGCTCTGAAACATTATATATACCTGAGTTGTCACGAGCAGAAGATTTACGAGCTTCAAGCAATTCTTTAAGCCTCTTGGTAGCCATTGCAGCCTCTTCAGTCTTTCTTTGAAGCACCTGAAAGAGAGGAATGCACTCAATAGTTAACTGCCATGTTGCTTTGATGCTAGTAGAGTTTGTCGATTTCTCTGTTTGCCCAGACCTACACTATtactctccttatatataccACCCCATGAGGTTTCAATTTTATGGTATTATGATATATCAAGTTGCAAAAATAAACTCCACAGAGACAACTCCAggaatgtagtactatgggCAATGGGGCGTGTAGCTTGAAATACCATATAAAATACTCATTCTTTCTTTCGAAAAAGAAGCACATATAATGTTATGAAAGCAACAGGAACATATTTTCCCATATCACCATTTGACTGATTTGAGCATACCAAGGGTAATCAACAAAATATCAGAATCAGAGATTTATAATTAGAAACTTCTATTGCTTGACATACTTGGCATTGATACTTTCAAGTTTGAACTcagacaattaaaataatcaGCAACTGAGACATACCATTTTTTGGCGCTGATTTAAAGCCTGCAGCTTATGCCTTTCGTATTCATTTTTCCTGCCCTCTTTCCGTAACTATTATTCCAAATTGTAATTAAAGAAGGCAGTACATTAATACAGGGAATACTgacaaaacaataaaaatatttaaaatgaAGAGCCATTAGACTAAATATTTTCATCTGTAAGGTGCCATGAGATTTATGTAAGAGTTTCAGATTTTCTGAACTGACTTAAAGTAACTACCTGCAGCAATTCCTTCTCTCGAGAGGCTTTCCATTGCCGGAATTGTTCTGCTTCTTGTTTTATCCTTTGTTGCAATTGAACCTAGGAGTTTAGAAACGTATAAGTTCTACCAAGTGAAATATTAGGAGTAATAATACAGTGTATGGACTATGAATTACTCTAAACCTTCTGTGCCTTTATAGACTGAATTTCATCTTGAAGCCTCTTTGCTGCGTCATCACTTTTCTGTTTTTGCTTCAAAAGTTGAACCTGActctcttgtttcttttttagaTCCAGAATCTGGTATATTGACATTGTAAAGATGAAACATTTCTGAATACAAGGAAATCTCTTGCTTAGTCAAATACAAAAGCTATTTAGCTAAAAAAATTGGTCACCTGTGCCTCAAGTGCCTTTAACTTTTGGGAATGAACATCTTGCAGTTTCTGTGCTTGTCCATCACTTGCAGCAAGATTTTCAACTTCACCCAACAAGTGGTCTCTCTCTTTCTGAAATATGAAACTAGCTAATTAAATGACTGAACATGTGAATAACCACTTCTCTCGGATGAAAACTGGTTCTAGTTCACCTGCACAGCTTTTTTCTCATCTTCAAGTTccattattttctttccaaaGTGCTGCTTAAGTGCCACTGTGTCGGACCCTTCAAAAGATTTCATCTCCGACTGCACAAACGACAAACCAAATATTAAGCATGATACACAAGAAAACCCTCTTTATGCGGAACATAGATTAACAGCATACACTACTACACACCTCTTTCTGCTGAAGACGTTTATTCAGTTCATGCAACTCTTTGTCCATTGTATTTTGCAGAAGGCTGTGCTCCCACTCTTTTGCTACCTCTTCATCAATTTCCCCAGAATCACCTACTTCttcaagtaaagaaacaaaagtTAAATGTGACAAAAACTGATTTGACAGGATTCTAAGTACTAACTGTGCACATctcaaaaaataacaaaatttaCATAGTTGCAGGAACACAATGTATTTGAAAAACAGATATGTTTCCACGACACTCTAAACCACAAATACCTGATATTGCTTCACCCATTGGATAGTCAGCTGATTCTATACTTTGCAAGCCCCTTTTAAGGCCATCAGTTTTCACAGAGCAGGGACTGGCTTCCTGCAAAATGAAGTTCAATATGTGTATATGTCCATGGACAAGCAGATTTAAAAGAAGCAAGATTAGAGAATAGTTTGATAGAGTAAGAAACACATACTTGAgcaccattgtcaaattggtcTGCACCTATGCATTTATTTCGGTATTCATGAAGTTCTCTGCAGAGATCCTCATTAGCTGCTTCAAGCCAAGCAATTCTTTCCTTAAGAACCTAATAACCGATCGATTAgttaattagaaaatatgCACATCTAACTTCTTTTTAAAATCATATCAACTCTAATCCTTGACGGAGTGCAGGACATTTAAAGAATTGACACAAGGGTATACCTGCATTTCTTCAGAGGAAGATCCTCCTCCACGAGCACAAAGCTCGGCTTGCAAATACTCTAATTGTTGGCGCATCTTCAGCATCTCATTCGACATGGGATCTCTATTGACCTAGTTCAATGAATCAGAAAAGGCTGCATAAGTGACACCTTAACAAAGGTAGAGAATTTGTGTCTACATTGGGAAGTAAAAAAGGAAAACACTACAAAGAAAACCATGAATGAGCAACAACTTACAATGGgtttattttgaatatttcgaGCGCGATTTGCATATTTTAAAGTGTTCAAGGTTTCCTCGGCATTAATATCAGCAGGACTGATGCAAGCTGTACGACAgtagtttttttaaaaaaaaatcatgtgtTGCCTATAGGAAAGGTATTAATTTTCTTAAAATGGAATAAGAGAAGTTAATAAAGTTACCTATCATAACAGTTCGGCTGTTACCACCAAGCGAGTCCTGCCAAAAGCATTGAGTAGTTTAAACTTAAAATTCTACTGTATAATACTAAGCACGTACAAGCAGGGAGGTCTGTAGGTATATGAACATTTTCCACTTGTTGTTTACATAAGTATATGAACAACTTAGCTTGTATAACAGAAGATTCAACTAGTATTGGAATAGAAAGGAACCTGCAAAAGCCGAGTAAGTTTGCTATCTCGATATGGAACATGAAGTCCTTCTTTTCGCTTCTTCTCATCACCAAGTGCACTGATAACATTCCCAAGTGCAAGAAGACCTTTGTTAATGTGAACTCCTGTTTAAGAATAAATAATTTTCTCAAATGTAGAACATAGATACACTGTAGATACGCAAAGTCACAGAAAAAGGAAGTGAATCCAACCTTCCTTAAACCGCATGCCATCTGAACCTGTCCTTTTGGCACGCTCAGACCCAGCAAGATCGACCAAATGCAACTTGGCACACAAATAATCTTCATTCATACCTTCATTGAGACCATTGCCAGAACTCGCAGGGTTGAGCTTACGCATTTGCTCTAATGTAATGGTGAAGATGGCATGTGAACGACTGTAAACATAAGTAGAGAGGGACCAAGTTATTAAACTTTCTGGCACTTAATTGATCTGTGAGgataataaaaacaaaacaaattaagAGTGCAAAAACCTACATTTCAACACTATATTCGATATATATTTACAATAAAAACTGAATCCAATGATTTTCAGATAGGACAAGGCACCAATTATACCTTGACTGATTGTTCATATTTGTACTCCCTGTAGCCCTGCTCAGTGATCCTTGTTCAAGGCATGTGGCCATTTGTTTAAGTGTACTAACACTTATTTCAGTGGATCCTGCCAATGTAATAACACCATTTGATGATTCTCGAATTTGTATTGGTGGTTTTCCAGGGATTGCTACTTTCGCGACATGCCCATTTGCACCTTCTGGTTTGCTCAGAAAGCTGGGATCCAGCAAGTCTTGTACTTCTTCTTTAAGAATCTTTGCAACAAAATAATCTACTTAAATCAGTATGAACCTCAAATGCATAATGAATAGTAGCTATACTATAAATCTTTTacttaaaccaaaaaaagTATAGGAACATCACAAATCATGAAAGACAACTtctaaaaccaaaaacagaagtAAAGAATAATCCATCAATACAAACCTCAATAAAGGAAACATGCAACTGGAACTCCGTCTCATGCTTCAATGTTTCAATTTTGCTAAATAATACATTCATGACTTGAGGGATAATTCCAGTTTGCACACCATCTCGAAAACCAGTGCCCATGGTATACGTTTTCCCGGAACCAGTCTGCAAATAGAATGATTATGTTAGCTTCAAACTAACACTAGCCGCCGAAGGCATGCAATCAACTCGTCTTCGATGGTCTTAACTACCTGACCGTATGCAAGGACAGTAGCATTATATCCTTGAAACAAACCATCAACGAGCGAGACAATACACTCTTCAAACATTGCTGTTGATGGAGAACCAGTACTGCCGTAGACATGATCGAAAGTAAATGAATGTGTCCCAATTTGTACCTGCACCATTATCACAACCAACATGTGatcacattaatcaaaagTGTAGCAATGAGCATCTCTAGAACTCGTCACTTCGTCAGTGGTGGAGCCAGACTGGCCCCATAAGGTTTTCTGGGTCTTCAATACTCCTTCTAACAGTCCTCCTGCTCTTTATACAGCACTCTTTcacgtttttctaattcacctaccacctcctcctccccaTTTCACAACTGAATTTTCACAACAACTCGCAACAATATTCAGAAGAATTCGTTCCAGTACAACTGGTTTCCTCTTGACTTAGAGCCACAAATTGGGCATTTGATGTGaggaaaataattaaaaataaaaataaaacaggTTTAGGATTGTAAAGATTTTAATTAAGCGTTCCATTAGACTAGATATGAACAAGAAGTTAACAAGAGAAGAAGTTTCTAATGTACTATCAGATTCATTCGAATTTTCTAGCTTCGTCACGAATTGTAATCAGAGATGAAATATTACTCTCTTTCTACATACGATTCCAGCATTTTGAGtagagacaaaaaaaaaaaagttcaccGGATTAAAGCtaaaaaatctgatttctcAGGAATTCGGCTTTGGATCATAATGTGACCAACTCAAAACTTGGATCGAATATGAAATTCGGCAAAACTGAAGCATGCAATGCTCCTGTTGCGGAGACCATAACTGAATCTGGATCTTGCCGGAGATTTCGATTCCGCGCTACTGATTCCTCCGTCAGCAATCTCAGCGAGCTCTTCAACTAAATTACTAAAGTAAAAGGGCAAAAACAAGGAAATGCGGTGGATTAATTGACGGAGAGTGAGAGTTACCTGAGGCTTCCCAGGCACGACAGTAACGCAATCTTTACATCCCTGAATCTTCTCGTCTCCGACGAGGGGCCGGATGTGGACGGCGACTTTAACACTGCAGTCATCCCCGGCTTCCATTGCAATCAAAACACCAGACCGCAACAGAGGAAGGAATAAGAAGAATCGAACCAGATTAAGAAGCAGCAGAGAGACAATGAAGCCGGATCAAATCAAATCGCTCTCATTGTCTCACAATTCGGGTCAGGGGGAAAGTGAGAGGCCAGCTAAAAGAGAGTGagaga from Argentina anserina chromosome 2, drPotAnse1.1, whole genome shotgun sequence carries:
- the LOC126785229 gene encoding kinesin-like protein KIN-4A isoform X2, with the translated sequence MEAGDDCSVKVAVHIRPLVGDEKIQGCKDCVTVVPGKPQVQIGTHSFTFDHVYGSTGSPSTAMFEECIVSLVDGLFQGYNATVLAYGQTGSGKTYTMGTGFRDGVQTGIIPQVMNVLFSKIETLKHETEFQLHVSFIEILKEEVQDLLDPSFLSKPEGANGHVAKVAIPGKPPIQIRESSNGVITLAGSTEISVSTLKQMATCLEQGSLSRATGSTNMNNQSSRSHAIFTITLEQMRKLNPASSGNGLNEGMNEDYLCAKLHLVDLAGSERAKRTGSDGMRFKEGVHINKGLLALGNVISALGDEKKRKEGLHVPYRDSKLTRLLQDSLGGNSRTVMIACISPADINAEETLNTLKYANRARNIQNKPIVNRDPMSNEMLKMRQQLEYLQAELCARGGGSSSEEMQVLKERIAWLEAANEDLCRELHEYRNKCIGADQFDNGAQEASPCSVKTDGLKRGLQSIESADYPMGEAISVGDSGEIDEEVAKEWEHSLLQNTMDKELHELNKRLQQKESEMKSFEGSDTVALKQHFGKKIMELEDEKKAVQKERDHLLGEVENLAASDGQAQKLQDVHSQKLKALEAQILDLKKKQESQVQLLKQKQKSDDAAKRLQDEIQSIKAQKVQLQQRIKQEAEQFRQWKASREKELLQLRKEGRKNEYERHKLQALNQRQKMVLQRKTEEAAMATKRLKELLEARKSSARDNSVVANGNGSNGTHGQNNEKSLQRWLDHELEVMVHVHEVRHEYEKQSQVRAALAEELAMLKQVDDFASKGLSPPRGKNGFARVSSMSPNARMARISSLENMLGISSNSLVAMASQLSEAEERERAFTNRGRWNQLRSMADAKNLLQYMFDSVADARCQCWEKDLEIKEMKEHLKELVGLLRQSEARRKEVEKELEFREQDDAAALATPPSAGYDHGISHNVVKHFADDMNGSLSPISVPAQKQLKFTAGIANGPVRESAAFVDQTRKMVPIRHLPTKKLAIIGQSGKLWRWKRSHHQWLVQFKWKWQKPWRLSEWIRHSDETIIRSKPRVQALSNGRI
- the LOC126785229 gene encoding kinesin-like protein KIN-4A isoform X3; the encoded protein is MEAGDDCSVKVAVHIRPLVGDEKIQGCKDCVTVVPGKPQVQIGTHSFTFDHVYGSTGSPSTAMFEECIVSLVDGLFQGYNATVLAYGQTGSGKTYTMGTGFRDGVQTGIIPQVMNVLFSKIETLKHETEFQLHVSFIEILKEEVQDLLDPSFLSKPEGANGHVAKVAIPGKPPIQIRESSNGVITLAGSTEISVSTLKQMATCLEQGSLSRATGSTNMNNQSSRSHAIFTITLEQMRKLNPASSGNGLNEGMNEDYLCAKLHLVDLAGSERAKRTGSDGMRFKEGVHINKGLLALGNVISALGDEKKRKEGLHVPYRDSKLTRLLQDSLGGNSRTVMIACISPADINAEETLNTLKYANRARNIQNKPIVNRDPMSNEMLKMRQQLEYLQAELCARGGGSSSEEMQVLKERIAWLEAANEDLCRELHEYRNKCIGADQFDNGAQEASPCSVKTDGLKRGLQSIESADYPMGEAISGDSGEIDEEVAKEWEHSLLQNTMDKELHELNKRLQQKESEMKSFEGSDTVALKQHFGKKIMELEDEKKAVQKERDHLLGEVENLAASDGQAQKLQDVHSQKLKALEAQILDLKKKQESQVQLLKQKQKSDDAAKRLQDEIQSIKAQKVQLQQRIKQEAEQFRQWKASREKELLQLRKEGRKNEYERHKLQALNQRQKMVLQRKTEEAAMATKRLKELLEARKSSARDNSVVANGNGSNGTHGQNNEKSLQRWLDHELEVMVHVHEVRHEYEKQSQVRAALAEELAMLKQVDDFASKGLSPPRGKNGFARVSSMSPNARMARISSLENMLGISSNSLVAMASQLSEAEERERAFTNRGRWNQLRSMADAKNLLQYMFDSVADARCQCWEKDLEIKEMKEHLKELVGLLRQSEARRKEVEKELEFREQDDAAALATPPSAGYDHGISHNVVKHFADDMNGSLSPISVPAQKQLKFTAGIANGPVRESAAFVDQTRKMVPIRHLPTKKLAIIGQSGKLWRWKRSHHQWLVQFKWKWQKPWRLSEWIRHSDETIIRSKPRVQALSNGRI
- the LOC126785229 gene encoding kinesin-like protein KIN-4A isoform X1; this encodes MEAGDDCSVKVAVHIRPLVGDEKIQGCKDCVTVVPGKPQVQIGTHSFTFDHVYGSTGSPSTAMFEECIVSLVDGLFQGYNATVLAYGQTGSGKTYTMGTGFRDGVQTGIIPQVMNVLFSKIETLKHETEFQLHVSFIEILKEEVQDLLDPSFLSKPEGANGHVAKVAIPGKPPIQIRESSNGVITLAGSTEISVSTLKQMATCLEQGSLSRATGSTNMNNQSSRSHAIFTITLEQMRKLNPASSGNGLNEGMNEDYLCAKLHLVDLAGSERAKRTGSDGMRFKEGVHINKGLLALGNVISALGDEKKRKEGLHVPYRDSKLTRLLQDSLGGNSRTVMIACISPADINAEETLNTLKYANRARNIQNKPIVNRDPMSNEMLKMRQQLEYLQAELCARGGGSSSEEMQVLKERIAWLEAANEDLCRELHEYRNKCIGADQFDNGAQEASPCSVKTDGLKRGLQSIESADYPMGEAISEVGDSGEIDEEVAKEWEHSLLQNTMDKELHELNKRLQQKESEMKSFEGSDTVALKQHFGKKIMELEDEKKAVQKERDHLLGEVENLAASDGQAQKLQDVHSQKLKALEAQILDLKKKQESQVQLLKQKQKSDDAAKRLQDEIQSIKAQKVQLQQRIKQEAEQFRQWKASREKELLQLRKEGRKNEYERHKLQALNQRQKMVLQRKTEEAAMATKRLKELLEARKSSARDNSVVANGNGSNGTHGQNNEKSLQRWLDHELEVMVHVHEVRHEYEKQSQVRAALAEELAMLKQVDDFASKGLSPPRGKNGFARVSSMSPNARMARISSLENMLGISSNSLVAMASQLSEAEERERAFTNRGRWNQLRSMADAKNLLQYMFDSVADARCQCWEKDLEIKEMKEHLKELVGLLRQSEARRKEVEKELEFREQDDAAALATPPSAGYDHGISHNVVKHFADDMNGSLSPISVPAQKQLKFTAGIANGPVRESAAFVDQTRKMVPIRHLPTKKLAIIGQSGKLWRWKRSHHQWLVQFKWKWQKPWRLSEWIRHSDETIIRSKPRVQALSNGRI